TAACTCCATGGCTTCCTGctctttcttctccttgttcTCCTTGTATTTTCCCCAGAGAACTGAGTAGAGGCCAGCAACTATCAAGATAGCCCCAAGGACACTGCACCCACAAATGATTGTAGTGGAAAAGTATTAGCCGACGAGTGTTTTATGTATTGGTATTAGTCCTGTTTTAATGACTCCAAGTCAAAATAAGACCCTGTTTGATTGTTTATGGAATGACTTTGTTATTTGGCTAGACGTCTATCTTACCCTCCCAAATAGATCTTTTCAGCAAGGATGAAAGAGCCCATAATTGCAACTATAATCATCATCAAAGGGCTGAAGGCAGAGGCAAAAACTGGTCCTCTGTTTTGTATCACCAGCCCCTGAACATAGTAGGCAATGCTTGATGTCACAATCCCCTGCACATTTAAATTTTTTGTCCATGtcagtagagagagagagagagattatagagagagagagagagagagactaacaGCATAGGCAGCAGCAAGGAGGTTCATGTCCCAGCCGATTCTCCAAACAGAAGGCTTGTGTTCCATGACAAGGGTGACAGCAATGGCTTGCAGGGTTCCGACGAAGCAGATTAGTGATGTGAGGGAGAGGGGTGCATCATATTTCTTCAGCGTCGCAGCCTATAAAACCAAGAAGAAGAAAACACCAGTCAGATCAATTCCCTTGTGGAAAATTCAATAAACAATATTCGTTTTGCTGTGGACTTCTTTCAGTCATAGTCCTTACATAAAATCTTATATGATGCCCGAGAAATTGAGATTTTACCTGGAGGATGAAAAGAGAAGCCCAAGCTAGAGTCGCTATGATGAGGAAGATGGAGCCCTTCAGCCAGTCCTTGTCGGCGGAATCCGTGGCAACCGGCGGCGCGTTCATTTCCTGAGGATGGATATGCTTGGTCCACACCATTTCCACAATAGGTCCCTTGTATAGGGTCATCAACATGGCCCCAGCAACTGTCACCACGGTGCCTACCACCTTGGCTTGGTACTTCACTTTCTTGAGATCCACCTTCTCCATCCTGTTTTCCAGTTCCAATACAACAAATACAATCCCTTGTTAGCAAAAGATACTCGAGCACACTCTCTGAAAAGCTATGGTAATTAACACCATGAACGCATCTGCAACTCTGTCTTCAGCTACCTGCAGAGGACTGCCAATACAAAGGTCATGGCCGGCAACATATTGCTCATGGCACACGAGAAGGTTGGGGAGGTGAACTTCAAGCCAGCATAGTAGAAGTTTTGGTCGATCACAGGCCTGCAGTTTCAGGTCAAGTCTCAGAAGTGTGGTTTCGAGAGAAACAATGATAACAATTTTAGCAGTTAAGCACTAACCCAAGGAGCCCCAGCACGAATATTTGCAAGAAAATCCATAGTGTAAGCTTGGGCCGCACCTTCCTGTTACAATAGTTAATACACTCAAGCACTCAGATTTTCAGTGGATGTCAATAGGAATCGACGAGTTAAGATTTTTCGATCATCTGATCATCACCTCTCGAGGATGAGAGCGAATGGAGCGATCGATAGGGTTGCAAAGGCATGTCGATACACGACGAGAACGTAGTGACTCATGCCATGGTTGAGGGAGACCTTGGTGATTATGTTCATGCCGGCATAGCCGAATTGGAGAGAGGTCATGGCAACGTAGGGCTTGCACCTTTGGAAGAATTTGCCACAGCAACCTTGGCTCTCCATTTTagtaggagagggagaggagtgtGACCTCTCCTAATGGAGTATAGCGTAGGAGCAAGGAGAAAGGAGAATAACGAGGAAGAACCCAACACTCTGTGTTCTCCTGGAGGGTGGCTTCCTTGGGTTGGTATTTATAACCGTTGGTTGGGGCGCTTGCCTCGCAAAATCAACTTCATGAGGCCAAGCGTTGGAGAAGCATTCCGGGTAAGGATGACCCACACGTGGGAACCACTGCATATTCTCTCCAACGAGAAATTATTAGGTAGTGGGTTGGCTCCACGTGGCAGCAATAGGAGTTGGTTTACGTGCCAGAGCTAGTGGGAACCATGGCACTGGGTTAGTGGCGAGCGATGCAAGAGGCACCCGTAATTCCCCCATACAAGGGGAGGAATGGTGCGTGCTGATGCTGGTGAAGGATCCGGGCATTGGCTCGCACGTGTGGAGGGTGGGGCTAGTACGTGTGGAGGCACGCTTGGTTGTGCGAGGATCGATGCGGCGGGCCGGTCGGCAGCTGTTCATCTCTGTCCATGGACGTGCTGCAAATTGCGTGTCTGAGTTTTGCCAGGATGCGGGGAATTGCTTTGTGACGTCGCGAGGAAATCGATGGACCTTGGGTTCTGAATAAGAAAGCCTGGAATTTGGATAAGGAACGCAATATATGGGGGCCCGATGTTGCGTTCGGGGTGTTAATTGCGGCTTGCCAAGGTGGCCACAATCAAGGGTGGCATCACGCATGTCGGAGAGTTCCACTTCATCATCTAGTGGGCTACAGTATTTCATGATGATTAAGAGGGGATTAATGGCAGCTGTTTGTCGTTACTGTTTTCAAAGAAGTTTGGTATTAATCTACCATGACGGGCATTAGCGTGTTTGTGTGTGTGAGCGTatgtgagggagagagagagagaggaaggggctCCTTCATTGTGTCTGGTGAATATTTGCTTCATTGGAAATTTTGGCAACAAAGAAGTGGAAAATGTAACGATGGTATCCTAGGATTAACTCGATCCATGTCAGCATACACAGTGTG
Above is a genomic segment from Elaeis guineensis isolate ETL-2024a chromosome 1, EG11, whole genome shotgun sequence containing:
- the LOC105033364 gene encoding WAT1-related protein At5g07050, whose amino-acid sequence is MESQGCCGKFFQRCKPYVAMTSLQFGYAGMNIITKVSLNHGMSHYVLVVYRHAFATLSIAPFALILERKVRPKLTLWIFLQIFVLGLLGPVIDQNFYYAGLKFTSPTFSCAMSNMLPAMTFVLAVLCRMEKVDLKKVKYQAKVVGTVVTVAGAMLMTLYKGPIVEMVWTKHIHPQEMNAPPVATDSADKDWLKGSIFLIIATLAWASLFILQAATLKKYDAPLSLTSLICFVGTLQAIAVTLVMEHKPSVWRIGWDMNLLAAAYAGIVTSSIAYYVQGLVIQNRGPVFASAFSPLMMIIVAIMGSFILAEKIYLGGVLGAILIVAGLYSVLWGKYKENKEKKEQEAMELPTTIKGIEGNGQVMDVAEVDEIELEKAKANNIITPDQKL